Sequence from the Flavobacterium sp. J372 genome:
CGCATTCGCTTACCACCGAGAGACAAAATGTAATCTATTGGTTCGTAAAGGCTTTTAGGCTCTTTAACAATGTGGTGGCTATTAAAGTAATCAGAAATTATATCGCCGTAGTGCGTTATTGGCTGCATGTATGTATTTTTTGCTAAGGTACTGGTTTCGGCAATTTTTAACAAACACAAAAATCGGTTTGACATTTTTGTAAAAACTTTGGAAACTTTTTGCGTATTAAAAGTTTCCTGTGTACTTTTGCTTCGCGAAAATGATATTATGAGAGAGATAATTTTAAAGAAAGCGAACGAGATGTTCCTCACATTAGGCTTCAAGAGTGTAACCATGGATGATATTGCCGCAGAACTGGGCATATCAAAAAGACAATTTACCAGCACTTTGCAAATAAAACAGAACTTGTTGAAGCCAGCACCATGAATTTGTTTGAGAACATATCCTGCGGTATTGACACTATCAGGGAACAGGGCCTTAATTCTGTTGAAGAGATATTCCAGATCAGGAATTTCATGATGAAGAACCTGCACAATGAAGATGCTTCACCATTTTACCAATTGCAGAAGTTTTTTCCTGAAATCTTTGCGCAGCTGCGATTAGCACAATTTGGCAAGATGCACGGCTGCATGATCGAAAACCTTCAAAAGGGGGTTGATGACGGTACGTATCGGGACGATATAAATATCGATTTTATATCGAGGATCTATTTCACGGGCCTCACGGGAACGAAAGACGATTCCATCTTTCCGAAATCGCTTTATAACCTACAGGATTTAACAAGACAGTACCTCGAATATCACCTGAGGGCGATTGTTAGCAAAAAAGGGCTAAAAATCCTCGAAAACGAAATAGTGAAATTAACAAATTCTTAACATTTGCTAAATTCAAAAGTGCATTAAATTTGCATTGACAAAAATGTCAAACAAAAAAGTTAAACAAAAATGTCAGCTAAAGCGTTAAGTGAAACTGAAAAACTGATTATGGATACGGCGATGAAGGTTTTTTTCGCCGAAGGCCGCTTCAATGCTACCACACAGGAAATTGCCGATGCTGCCGGAGTGAACAGGACGTTAATAAATTATTATTTCCGCTCCCGCAACAACCTTTTTGATATTGTGTTTGAGAATGCACAAAAACAGGAGAATGAGCTAACGGAGGCTATTGTATTCAGTGATTTGCCATTGAAGGAAAAAATAAGCCGCCACCTCGATATCTATTTTGAGCAGGCTAAAAAGTACCCATACCTCGAGATATATATGGTTACCCAGGTAAACCAGGGCAATTGTTTTAAGGATAAGGACACCATGGGCCGTGTGTTAGACAAATTCTACCTTGAGATTGCCCTTGAAATGGAAAAAGGCAACGTTGCAAAGATGAGACCCGAACAATTTGTACTCAATTTTGTATCGCTTATGGTTTTCCCTGTGTCAATGCGCCCGCTGCTTGAAGAAACCATGGGTATGAGCAAAGAAGCTTATGAAAAATTGCTCGAGGAGCGCAAGGAAATAATATTACAGACCCTATTTATAAATTAATCATCAATCAATAAACCGGTTATCATATGAAGACCAACCTTTTTAAAGGCATTTCATTACACAGGCTGGCTATTGCGCTTATACTGGTGCTCACAACAGGAATGTTGCATGCACAGCAAGTAAAAACGCAGCAGCTTACCTTAAAGGATGCCATAAATTATGCGCTGGAGAATAAAGCTGAGGCGCGAAAAGCAAAACTCTCTATTGAAAATGGCGAGTATGAGATAGACGAGATACGTGCTCGTGCACTTCCGCAGATCACGGCAAACGGAAACCTTACGTACAACCCTATCCTGCAGCTTACAGCTTTCGATGCAGGTGCGCTGCCTGGTGCGCCGGCAGATGCAGGTATATCGCTTGTACCATTCGGCCAGAAATGGGCATCTACAGCAGGTGTAAATCTTAATCAGGCAATCTTTGACCAGGCAGTATTTACAGGCCTGAAGGCTGCAAGATCTACCCGTGAGTTTTACAGGATTAACGCCCAGCTTACCGAAGAAGATGTTATAGAACGCGTGGCTAACAACTACTACCAGGTATTTGTACAGCGCCAGCAGCTTGCCGTGCTCGACAGTACGTATGCCAACACTACCAAGGTGCGCGACATCATAAAGGGCCAGTTTGACAACGGGCTTGCGCGTAAAATTGACCTTGACCGCATGAACGTAAACCTCAGCAACATCAACACGCAGCGCCAACAGATAATAAATGCAGTGCAGCTGCAGGAAAATGCACTGAAGTTTTACATGGGTATGCCTATAAATACACCAATAACACTGGCGCAGGAAAACTTTGACGTTACACCGATGAATCTTGATGAAGTGCCGGACACTACACAACGCACACAGTACCAATTGCTGAAAAAACAGGAAGAATTATTAGGGCTACAGCGCAAATCGGTAGTGGCAGAGTATTATCCGACTCTTTCACTAACAGCAGGTTACAACTATTTTGGCACAGGCAGAGAATTCCCGTGGTTTGCCAAACCGGCTGATGGTGTTTACTGGACAGACTTTTCATCTGTAGCGCTTAACCTTTCAATACCTATCTTTAACGGTTTCGGTACTAAAGCCAGGGTTAACCAGGCAAATATAAACCTGAAGAATACTGAAGAAGACCTGAAAGACACTAAACTGGCGCTTGACCTTGCTTTTGAGAACGCACGCACTCAGATACAAAACAGCATCATCACTATAAATAACCAGCGTGAGAATGTAACGCTTGCACAAGAGGTGCTTGACAATACACAGAACAACTACCAGCAGGGCCTTGCCACGCTTACCGACCTTCTTGATGCAGAAAACTCATACATACAGGCACAAAATAATTTTACCTCTGCCCTGCTTGACTATAAGCTTGCCGAGGTGCAGCTAAGGAAAGCAAAAGGCGAATTAAGAACATTTGTAAACTAACCCATACCATGAAAAAAGTAATATATATAGTAGTAATCCTTGCAGTACTGGCCGGCGGCTATTTTATACTGATGCAAAACAAGGAAAAAAATGAGGCTGAAAGTGCAGTCGTATCGCAAAAAAAACAGTGCGGTAGCAGTAAGGACAGCTGTTGTTAAGAATGAAACTCCTAACATGGAATACCTGGCTAACGGAACCTTTGAGCCTTCACAGCAACTGGAATTTCCTGCTGAAAATAATGGGCGCGTAGTTCGTGTGCTTGTAGATGAAGGTGATGTGGTAAGAAAAGGCCAGGGTCCTGGCAGTTATAAAAGGCGACCAGCTATCGGTAGAGCTTACCAATGCGCAGGCAGCTTACAATACTGCAGTGGCCGACAGGCAGCGTTATGAAAATGCCTTCCAGACAGGAGGTGTAACAAAGCAGCAGGTAGACCAGGCGAAACTTGGCGTAGCTAATGCAAAAGCCAGGCTTGACCAGGCAAGATTAAGCTTTGGTGATGCAAGCATCAAATCAAGCATCAACGGTATCGTGAATAAGCGTAACATAGAGCCGGGCTCTGTGGTATCTCCGGGTACAATATTGTTTGAACTGGTTAATGTATCAACGCTTAAACTGAAAGTTACAGTTACAGAGCAGCAGGTTGCTTCTCTTAAAACAGGAACTATTGTGCCTGTAAAAGCAAGTGTTTTCCCGGATAAAGAATTCAATGGTAAAATAACTTTCATCGCACCGAAAGCAGATGAATCACTAAACTTCCCGGTAGAAATCGAGATAACCAACAACACCAATAATCAGATTAAAGCCGGTATGTACGGTACCGCTACATTTGGCAAAGGCGAAAAAGCCGGTGCATCTGTACTAACAGTTCCAAGAAACGCTTTTGTAGGCGGTGTTGGCAACAACCAAATATTTGTAGTTAACGGTGATACAGTTAAACTCACAAAAGTTACTTCAGGCCGCATATTTGGCGAAGAGGTAGAAATACTGGGCGGACTTAAAGAAGGTGATGTTGTTGTAACCAGCGGACAAATAAACCTACAGGACGGCACCAAAGTGAGCGTTATAAAATAATAAGGTCAGCCCCCTAACCCCCGAAGGGGAACAGTTCCCCCTTCGGGGGGTTAGGGGGGCTCTTAAACTTTAGAAAATGAAATTAGCAGAAATATCAATAAAACGGCCAACGCTTATTATAGTGTTGTTCATTATCCTCACTTTAGGAGGGCTCTTCAGCTACAGCAACCTTAGCTATGAGCTTATCCCTAAATTTGAGATGAATGTGGTAACAATCTCTACTGTGTATCCGGGTGCGTCGCCAGGTGAGATAGAGAATACCGTTACCAAAAAAATAGAAGACGCGGTGTCGTCTCTGGAGCTTGTTAAGAAGGTAGAGTCAAAATCATACGAAAGCCTTTCTGTGGTGATGGTTACCCTTGAGCCGGAAGCTGATGCTGACTATTCACTGAACGATGCGCAACGTAAAATCAATGCAATTGAAAAAGATTTACCTGAAGATGCAGACCCACCGGCTTTGGTAAAATTCTCTTTAAGTGACCTCCCTGTTATAACACTTGGTGCCACTTCAAAAATTGATGAAGTTGAGTTTTATGACCTTCTTGATAAAAAGATAGAGCCAATACTTGCCCGCGTACCGGGTGTGGCACAGGTAACGCTTGTGGGTGGACAGGAGCGTGAGATACAGGTAAACCTTGATGCAGAAAAGCTAAAAGGTTATGGCCTGAGCATCCCGCAGATACAACAGGCAATTCTTGGCAGTAACTTAGACTTCCCTACCGGTAGTGTAAAGACGCGTGAAAGCTCAATGCTTGTGCGCCTTGCAGGTAAATACCGCACGGTTGAGGAAATGCGTAACCTTGTAGTGTCAGACAAAAACGGCATTCAGGTGCGCCTTGGGCAGATTGCCGATGTGCAGGACAGCCAAAAAGAAGCTGACAAAATTGCGCGTGTTAATCAGGGCAGCGCTATTGCAATACAGATAACCAAACAAACCGAAGCCAACGCGGTACAGGTAAGTGAGGATGTGCATGCTGCCATTGCCAAAATAGAAAAGGATTACAGCAAAGAAGGTCTAAAGCTTGAGATAGCTAACGATACTTCAGAGTTTACGCTTGTAGCTGCTGACGCTGTTATACACGACCTTTTCATTGCTATCTTCCTTGTGGCGTTTGTGATGTTATTTTTCCTTCACAGCTTAAGGAATGCGCTTATAGTGATGATATCTATCCCTGCATCGCTTATTGCTACATTCATCGGTATCTATTTAATGGGATATACCCTGAACCTGATGAGCCTTCTTGGCCTGTCACTCGTGGTGGGTATTCTTGTGGATGACGCAATTGTGGTGCTTGAAAATATTTACCGACACATGGAAATGGGTAAGAACCGTGTTCGCGCCGCTTATGACGGTACTGCCGAAATCGGGTTTACAGTATCGGCCATTACATTGGTAATCGTGGTTGTATTCCTCCCGATAGCTATGAGTTCAGGCCTTGTAAGTAACATCATTACACAATTCTGCGTAGTGGTTGTAATTGCCACCTTGCTGTCACTATTATCATCATTTACACTTATTCCATGGTTGTCATCACGCTTTGGTAAGCTGGAACACCTTACAAATAAATCAATTTTCGGCCGCATCATCCTTGGATTTGAGCGTGGGCTTGACCGATTCACCGCCTGGGTTACAGATATCCTTAAATGGTCGCTTAAAAGCCGGGGCACTAAATTAGCAAGTCTTGGTGTAGCTATATTACTGTTTGTTTTATCACTGTTTGTTGCAGGGACGTTTGTAGGTGGAGAATTCTTCGCTAAGCTTGATAGGGGCCAGTTTATTGTACAGATGGAACAGCCTAAAGATGCATCGCTTGAGCAGACGAACTTCATGACCCAAAAAGCTGAAAAATTCCTTGCGGCACAGCCGGCAGTAAAAAGTATTATTACTACCGTGGGCCAGACCAGCGAAGGTTTTTCGGGCGGTGTACAGGGTACTGCTTACAAATCTGAAATTACCGTAACACTGGTTGATGCAGAGAAGCGTGCAGACAACTCGTTTGTGTACGCAGCAAAAACCAAGCGTGAACTTGAAAAGGTTTTGGTGGGCACTAAAATAAAAACGGTGCCGGTAAGTATTATGGGTGGTGCTGATGATGCGCCAATTGCACTTACCGTAACAGCCAATGATCTTGAAAGTGCTATGGCATATGCAAACAAAGCTGCTGCCGAACTGGCCAAAATTGAAGGTGCCACAGAAATCAAGCTTACATCAGAGTCAGGATCTCCGGAAGTAAACGTCCAGGTTGACCGTGATAAGATGTCGGCGCTTGGCTTAGACCTGCAAATGGTAGGTTTAACAATGCAAACGGCTTTCAACGGTAATACCGATGGTAAATTCCGTGCCGGGCAATATGAGTATGACATCAACATTCGTTTTGGTGAATATAACCGTATGAATATAGACGATGTACGTAACCTTACGTTTGTAAACAATAATGGCCAGGAAATAAAACTGTCTCAATTTGCTTCGATTACTGAAGGTTCTGGTCCGTCATTGCTTGAAAGGCGTGACAAGAGTGCATCGGTAACAGTACAAGGCCAGTCTGTAGGGCGCCCTGTGGGCTCTGTAATTGCCGACTGGCAGGCAAATTTCTTAAATAAAGAAACACCTGCAGGAGTAAGCTATGTATGGGGTGGTGACATGGAGATGCAGGGCGAAGGTTTCGGAACATTGGGTATTGCCTTGCTTGCTGCCATAGTACTGGTTTACCTTGTAATGGTGGCGCTTTATAACAGCTTTGTGTATCCGTTTGTGGTATTGTTCTCGGTTCCGTTGTCATTCATCGGTGCGTTACTGGCACTTGCATTAACAAACAATTCCCTTAACATATTTACCATCTTGGGTATCATTATGCTTATCGGCCTTGTATGTAAAAATGCAATATTACTTGTTGACTTTACCAATCACAGGAAAGAAGAAGGCGAAACAACATTTAACGCGCTTGTACAAGCTAACCATGCCCGTTTGCGCCCTATCCTTATGACAACCATTGCAATGGTTATTGGTATGATTCCGATTGCACTTGCCAAAGGCGGTGCAGCAGAGATGAACAATGGCCTTGCCTGGGTAATTATCGGGGGGCTTGTGAGCTCGCTGTTTCTTACCCTTATCATAGTTCCGGTAGTATATTCTATCTTTGACAGCCTTATCCGAAGGTTTTCGAAAAAAGAACCTACTGACTATGCGGCTGAAATGGTTGCCGATTATGAGCACCGTGAACTGAGCGATGACGGTTTTACAACCAAGCATTAATTTCTTTACATATTATATTTCAAAGCCTCCTAATGGAGGCTTTTTTATGCTTTCTCATTAAGAATATACACCAACAACAAATGATAAGATTTATAAATTTATTTAGAATAATTAAAAATAGTTTGACTTATATAATATGCATGCCTACCTTTGCCGCCGATTAATAAAACACCCAATATACAACATGGATACCATTACAAAAAAGCTGTTGTTTTGCCTTTTGTTTCTTATACCGGTAATGATGCTGGCTCAAAGCAGGGGCAGTATCAGCGGTACAATCATTCTTAGTGATAATTCAGCTGCAGAAAATATTACTGTTGCATTAAAGAACACTGTATATTCTACAGTATCAAACGAAAGTGGCCAATATGAACTAAAAAACGTAAAACCCGGCACTTATACTATACGCATATCTTCGATAGGCATAACTACGGTTGAAGAGATCATTACAATAGCTGAGGGGGAATCGGTAAAACGTGATTTTACATTATCGGCAAACCGCCAGGACCTTGACGAAGTTGTTATAGAAGCAAATAGAGTTAAATATACCCGGGAAAGCAGTAAGGTTGTTTCAAAAATGCCTCTCAAAAACATTGAAAA
This genomic interval carries:
- a CDS encoding TolC family protein; its protein translation is MKTNLFKGISLHRLAIALILVLTTGMLHAQQVKTQQLTLKDAINYALENKAEARKAKLSIENGEYEIDEIRARALPQITANGNLTYNPILQLTAFDAGALPGAPADAGISLVPFGQKWASTAGVNLNQAIFDQAVFTGLKAARSTREFYRINAQLTEEDVIERVANNYYQVFVQRQQLAVLDSTYANTTKVRDIIKGQFDNGLARKIDLDRMNVNLSNINTQRQQIINAVQLQENALKFYMGMPINTPITLAQENFDVTPMNLDEVPDTTQRTQYQLLKKQEELLGLQRKSVVAEYYPTLSLTAGYNYFGTGREFPWFAKPADGVYWTDFSSVALNLSIPIFNGFGTKARVNQANINLKNTEEDLKDTKLALDLAFENARTQIQNSIITINNQRENVTLAQEVLDNTQNNYQQGLATLTDLLDAENSYIQAQNNFTSALLDYKLAEVQLRKAKGELRTFVN
- a CDS encoding helix-turn-helix domain-containing protein translates to MREIILKKANEMFLTLGFKSVTMDDIAAELGISKRQFTSTLQIKQNLLKPAP
- a CDS encoding TetR/AcrR family transcriptional regulator yields the protein MNLFENISCGIDTIREQGLNSVEEIFQIRNFMMKNLHNEDASPFYQLQKFFPEIFAQLRLAQFGKMHGCMIENLQKGVDDGTYRDDINIDFISRIYFTGLTGTKDDSIFPKSLYNLQDLTRQYLEYHLRAIVSKKGLKILENEIVKLTNS
- a CDS encoding efflux RND transporter periplasmic adaptor subunit, encoding MADRQRYENAFQTGGVTKQQVDQAKLGVANAKARLDQARLSFGDASIKSSINGIVNKRNIEPGSVVSPGTILFELVNVSTLKLKVTVTEQQVASLKTGTIVPVKASVFPDKEFNGKITFIAPKADESLNFPVEIEITNNTNNQIKAGMYGTATFGKGEKAGASVLTVPRNAFVGGVGNNQIFVVNGDTVKLTKVTSGRIFGEEVEILGGLKEGDVVVTSGQINLQDGTKVSVIK
- a CDS encoding TetR/AcrR family transcriptional regulator produces the protein MSAKALSETEKLIMDTAMKVFFAEGRFNATTQEIADAAGVNRTLINYYFRSRNNLFDIVFENAQKQENELTEAIVFSDLPLKEKISRHLDIYFEQAKKYPYLEIYMVTQVNQGNCFKDKDTMGRVLDKFYLEIALEMEKGNVAKMRPEQFVLNFVSLMVFPVSMRPLLEETMGMSKEAYEKLLEERKEIILQTLFIN
- a CDS encoding carboxypeptidase-like regulatory domain-containing protein, which encodes MDTITKKLLFCLLFLIPVMMLAQSRGSISGTIILSDNSAAENITVALKNTVYSTVSNESGQYELKNVKPGTYTIRISSIGITTVEEIITIAEGESVKRDFTLSANRQDLDEVVIEANRVKYTRESSKVVSKMPLKNIENPQVYNTITAEILKEQVVTNFDDALKNAPGIDKLWESTGRGSDGAGYYSLRGFAVQPTMVNGLPAITNGSPDPC
- a CDS encoding efflux RND transporter permease subunit, which codes for MKLAEISIKRPTLIIVLFIILTLGGLFSYSNLSYELIPKFEMNVVTISTVYPGASPGEIENTVTKKIEDAVSSLELVKKVESKSYESLSVVMVTLEPEADADYSLNDAQRKINAIEKDLPEDADPPALVKFSLSDLPVITLGATSKIDEVEFYDLLDKKIEPILARVPGVAQVTLVGGQEREIQVNLDAEKLKGYGLSIPQIQQAILGSNLDFPTGSVKTRESSMLVRLAGKYRTVEEMRNLVVSDKNGIQVRLGQIADVQDSQKEADKIARVNQGSAIAIQITKQTEANAVQVSEDVHAAIAKIEKDYSKEGLKLEIANDTSEFTLVAADAVIHDLFIAIFLVAFVMLFFLHSLRNALIVMISIPASLIATFIGIYLMGYTLNLMSLLGLSLVVGILVDDAIVVLENIYRHMEMGKNRVRAAYDGTAEIGFTVSAITLVIVVVFLPIAMSSGLVSNIITQFCVVVVIATLLSLLSSFTLIPWLSSRFGKLEHLTNKSIFGRIILGFERGLDRFTAWVTDILKWSLKSRGTKLASLGVAILLFVLSLFVAGTFVGGEFFAKLDRGQFIVQMEQPKDASLEQTNFMTQKAEKFLAAQPAVKSIITTVGQTSEGFSGGVQGTAYKSEITVTLVDAEKRADNSFVYAAKTKRELEKVLVGTKIKTVPVSIMGGADDAPIALTVTANDLESAMAYANKAAAELAKIEGATEIKLTSESGSPEVNVQVDRDKMSALGLDLQMVGLTMQTAFNGNTDGKFRAGQYEYDINIRFGEYNRMNIDDVRNLTFVNNNGQEIKLSQFASITEGSGPSLLERRDKSASVTVQGQSVGRPVGSVIADWQANFLNKETPAGVSYVWGGDMEMQGEGFGTLGIALLAAIVLVYLVMVALYNSFVYPFVVLFSVPLSFIGALLALALTNNSLNIFTILGIIMLIGLVCKNAILLVDFTNHRKEEGETTFNALVQANHARLRPILMTTIAMVIGMIPIALAKGGAAEMNNGLAWVIIGGLVSSLFLTLIIVPVVYSIFDSLIRRFSKKEPTDYAAEMVADYEHRELSDDGFTTKH